Proteins from a genomic interval of Paenibacillus sp. FSL R5-0623:
- a CDS encoding NAD(P)-dependent oxidoreductase, with product MNIAIIGATGKAGSVILKEAADRGHKVTAIVRNASKLEDKSLNTLEKDVFDLTAEDLKAFDVVVNAFGAPAGKENLHVEVGQALINILKDAPNTRLIVVGGAGSLFTDESKTLRVFESPGFPDAYKATATNQGQNLQDLQASSGIQWTFLSPAGFFNPEGVRTGKYQAGNDVILVNSEGNSYISYADYAIALVDEIENPQHKNERFTVVGEVK from the coding sequence ATGAACATTGCAATCATTGGTGCAACAGGCAAAGCAGGAAGTGTAATTTTGAAAGAAGCAGCAGACAGAGGGCATAAAGTAACGGCAATCGTTCGTAATGCATCCAAATTGGAAGATAAAAGTCTGAATACATTGGAGAAAGATGTATTCGATCTTACAGCTGAAGATCTTAAAGCGTTTGATGTGGTTGTAAATGCATTTGGTGCTCCAGCGGGTAAAGAAAACCTGCATGTGGAAGTAGGACAAGCGTTGATCAACATCCTGAAAGATGCACCAAACACTCGTCTGATCGTTGTGGGTGGAGCAGGAAGCCTTTTCACAGATGAGTCCAAAACGTTGCGTGTCTTTGAATCCCCAGGATTCCCGGATGCTTACAAAGCAACTGCAACGAACCAAGGCCAAAACTTGCAGGATCTGCAAGCATCTTCGGGTATTCAATGGACATTCTTGAGCCCGGCTGGATTCTTTAATCCAGAAGGTGTACGCACCGGCAAATATCAAGCAGGCAACGACGTTATTCTCGTGAATAGCGAAGGCAACAGCTACATCAGTTATGCAGACTATGCGATTGCTTTGGTTGATGAGATCGAGAATCCACAACACAAAAACGAGCGATTTACCGTTGTTGGTGAAGTGAAGTAA
- a CDS encoding HIT family protein, with translation MTASFSHKPEEYECPFCCIWGIERPDQGTKQRDIIYQNEKVTAFIARKWWPNNKGHVLVVPNQHFENIFELPADYAAEIHRAAQLTAFAMKSTYECDGISTRQHNEPAGNQDVWHYHLHVYPRYVNDQLYFSQGSQSDPDERSFYADKLRAWIKENI, from the coding sequence ATGACAGCATCATTTTCACATAAGCCCGAAGAATACGAATGTCCATTTTGTTGTATTTGGGGTATCGAGCGACCTGATCAGGGAACAAAACAAAGGGATATCATTTATCAGAATGAAAAGGTGACGGCATTTATAGCGAGAAAATGGTGGCCTAACAATAAAGGACATGTTCTTGTTGTTCCTAACCAGCATTTCGAGAACATCTTTGAACTCCCTGCGGATTACGCTGCGGAGATTCACCGGGCAGCGCAGCTTACAGCATTTGCAATGAAAAGTACATATGAATGTGATGGGATTTCGACGAGGCAACATAATGAGCCTGCTGGCAATCAGGATGTGTGGCATTATCATCTCCATGTTTACCCTAGATATGTGAATGATCAACTTTATTTTTCACAGGGTTCCCAGTCCGATCCAGATGAACGCTCTTTCTATGCTGATAAGTTACGTGCTTGGATAAAAGAAAACATTTGA
- the mqnE gene encoding aminofutalosine synthase MqnE, with the protein MSTLVTPFTDKRMAEIVEKVQNGVRLNVEDGVYLYETDDLLTLGQLANEANLRKNGKKVYFIENMSLYFTNVCEAHCAFCNFRKDQGEEGSYTLSGQEMIDYVEQHIHPGVREFHIVGGHNNHVPFQYYVDSLRALNEKYPDVTLKAYTAAEIDFFTRISGLSIKEVLQELQKAGLKTLTGGGAEILSDEYRKKMRVDKANVDRYLEVHRTAHNLGMRTHTTMLYGSIESYEDRVNHMVQIRELQDETNGFMVFIPLSMQPKSKNASIMRRNSAYEDLKTIAISRLMLDNIDHIKAYFINIGPQLAQVALGFGASDAHGTIVRERISHAAGALTPEGLTRKELIWLIKGAGRIPVERDTFYNEIQVYE; encoded by the coding sequence ATGTCTACATTGGTAACACCGTTCACAGACAAAAGAATGGCTGAAATCGTTGAGAAAGTGCAGAACGGCGTAAGGCTGAACGTAGAAGACGGCGTATATCTGTATGAAACAGATGATCTGCTGACTTTGGGCCAGCTGGCCAATGAGGCCAACTTGCGGAAAAATGGTAAGAAAGTATATTTCATCGAAAACATGAGTCTTTATTTTACGAACGTATGTGAAGCCCACTGCGCTTTTTGTAATTTCCGCAAAGACCAGGGTGAAGAAGGCTCCTATACATTATCCGGTCAGGAAATGATCGATTATGTAGAACAGCATATTCATCCGGGCGTGCGTGAGTTCCATATTGTAGGCGGACATAATAACCATGTTCCTTTTCAGTATTATGTCGATTCCCTGCGTGCTTTAAACGAGAAATATCCGGATGTTACGCTGAAAGCCTACACGGCAGCCGAGATCGATTTCTTCACTCGCATCAGCGGACTCAGTATTAAGGAAGTTCTGCAGGAGCTGCAAAAAGCAGGTCTGAAAACATTGACTGGTGGCGGCGCTGAGATTCTGTCGGATGAATATCGCAAAAAAATGCGTGTAGACAAAGCGAACGTCGATCGTTATCTTGAGGTGCACCGTACTGCTCATAACCTGGGCATGCGTACACATACTACGATGTTGTATGGATCGATTGAATCCTATGAGGACCGGGTCAACCATATGGTGCAGATCCGTGAATTGCAAGACGAGACCAACGGATTCATGGTCTTTATCCCGCTTTCCATGCAGCCAAAAAGTAAAAACGCGAGCATTATGCGTCGTAACTCGGCTTATGAGGATCTTAAAACGATTGCGATCAGCCGCCTGATGCTGGATAACATCGATCATATCAAAGCATACTTCATTAATATCGGTCCACAGCTAGCTCAAGTTGCCCTTGGATTCGGTGCTTCGGATGCACACGGGACGATCGTTCGCGAACGGATTAGTCATGCGGCAGGTGCACTCACTCCTGAAGGCCTTACACGTAAAGAGCTCATATGGCTTATTAAGGGTGCAGGACGTATTCCGGTAGAACGTGATACGTTCTACAATGAAATTCAAGTGTACGAATAG
- a CDS encoding iron-sulfur cluster assembly accessory protein, whose protein sequence is MINISETAADRLKEMLAQQETPGMFLRLGVAPGGCTGFSYAMGFDDKESDEDLYMDIQSMKVVVEKENLKYLDGLEIDFEESGMTGGFTIHNPNAVATCGCGSSFRTKEDAGVPDKDC, encoded by the coding sequence ATGATTAACATCAGCGAAACGGCTGCTGACAGATTGAAAGAGATGCTTGCACAGCAAGAGACACCTGGTATGTTCCTGCGTCTTGGCGTAGCACCGGGCGGTTGCACCGGATTTTCGTACGCCATGGGCTTTGACGATAAAGAGTCCGATGAGGACCTGTATATGGATATTCAGAGTATGAAGGTTGTAGTCGAGAAGGAAAACCTGAAATACCTGGATGGTCTCGAAATTGATTTTGAAGAGTCCGGTATGACGGGTGGGTTCACCATCCATAATCCGAATGCGGTAGCCACTTGTGGCTGTGGATCTTCTTTCCGTACTAAGGAAGATGCGGGTGTGCCTGATAAGGATTGTTAA